A genomic segment from Verrucomicrobiia bacterium encodes:
- a CDS encoding NmrA family NAD(P)-binding protein — protein MYAITGITGKVGGATARALINAGKKVRGVVRDKAKAAHWERAGVELVVADINDASALTEAFRGCEGVFVVVPPSFDPLPDFPEARAIGATLKSALEAARPARVVYLSTIGAQASQSNLLSQHTIIEQAISSLTMPLSILRPAWFMENCSWDVSPARERGVIPSFIQPLDKPVPMVATADIGKTAAKLIQEQWNGRRIVELEGPRRVTPNEIAATFAKLLGKPERAEIVPHESWEPLFKSQGMKNPLPRIRMLDGFNEGWIDFEGGLTEHLTGSITLQDVIRDLVAKDDAAK, from the coding sequence ATGTATGCCATAACTGGAATCACTGGAAAGGTCGGAGGTGCAACCGCAAGGGCCTTGATCAACGCCGGAAAAAAAGTGCGCGGCGTGGTGCGCGACAAGGCCAAAGCAGCGCATTGGGAAAGAGCCGGTGTGGAACTTGTGGTTGCCGATATAAACGACGCCAGCGCCTTGACCGAAGCTTTTCGCGGATGTGAGGGCGTGTTCGTGGTGGTTCCGCCGAGTTTCGATCCGCTGCCGGATTTCCCCGAGGCGCGGGCCATCGGAGCAACTTTGAAATCGGCACTGGAAGCCGCGCGCCCGGCGCGAGTGGTTTATCTTTCAACCATCGGAGCGCAGGCGAGCCAATCAAATCTTCTCAGCCAACATACCATCATCGAACAAGCGATCAGCTCTTTGACCATGCCGTTGAGCATCCTTCGCCCCGCCTGGTTCATGGAGAATTGCAGTTGGGATGTGAGCCCCGCGCGGGAACGTGGCGTGATTCCAAGTTTTATTCAACCGCTTGATAAGCCCGTGCCGATGGTGGCGACGGCCGACATCGGCAAGACGGCAGCCAAACTTATTCAAGAACAGTGGAATGGCCGCCGCATCGTCGAGTTGGAAGGACCCAGGCGGGTGACGCCTAATGAGATTGCCGCCACGTTCGCCAAGCTCCTGGGCAAGCCGGAGCGGGCGGAAATTGTGCCGCATGAATCCTGGGAGCCGCTTTTTAAGTCGCAAGGAATGAAAAATCCGCTGCCACGGATTCGGATGCTGGACGGATTTAACGAAGGCTGGATTGATTTTGAAGGCGGCCTTACGGAACACTTAACCGGAAGCATAACGCTTCAGGATGTTATCAGAGATTTGGTTGCCAAAGATGATGCCGCTAAATAG
- a CDS encoding NPCBM/NEW2 domain-containing protein, translating to MSGLNILTSFPFARGRILALAAIIFLSAGQLKASTVWLDELDLSNTSQDWGQPQKDKSVDGHSLRIGKQSFDRGLGTHAVSALYVDLHGSGNKFSSLVGLDSEETNSLASIEFFVIGDGKILWRSGVMKAGEPAKAVEVPLSGIQTLLLRVGDANDGISFDHADWAEAKFEYSGAAPVTAAAPREVAVILTPTAPSTPRINGPRVFGVRPGHPVLFTVPATGDRPMKFSCGHLPEGLQFDPATGQLTGSLSKPGNYDLTLRAENRLGASKAALRIVCGPEISLTPPMGWNSWNCFAGAVDDQKVRAAADALVASGLINHGWTYINIDDCWEDSRDAEGRIQSNKKFPDMKALTDYVHSKGLKIGIYSSPGPRTCGGFEASWQHEQLDAQQYAAWGFDYLKYDWCSYEQVQDKTLPEQQRLMKPYKIMRTALDSVNRDIVFSLCQYGMGDVWKWGAQVGGNCWRTTGDISDSWGSMANIGFNQNGHGDYAGPGHWNDPDMLVVGRLGWGNLRPTHLTPNEQYTHISLWCLLASPLLIGCDMSQLDDFTLNLLSNDEVLAVNQDPLGKEAARVAEDGDFEVWAKTMQDGSKAIGLFNRSEAAADVRADWKTLGLHGKHKVRDLWRQRDLGKFADSFTANVPRHGVVMIRVW from the coding sequence ATGTCTGGCTTGAATATCTTAACTTCATTTCCTTTTGCGCGGGGCCGTATCCTGGCGTTGGCCGCGATTATTTTCCTGAGCGCCGGGCAACTCAAAGCGAGTACCGTCTGGCTGGATGAACTGGACCTCAGCAATACTTCGCAGGACTGGGGCCAGCCACAAAAGGATAAATCCGTGGACGGACATTCCTTGCGCATTGGCAAGCAGTCGTTTGACCGCGGCTTGGGCACACATGCGGTCAGTGCGCTCTATGTTGATCTTCATGGCTCCGGGAACAAATTCAGCAGCCTGGTCGGCTTGGACTCGGAAGAAACCAATAGTCTTGCCAGCATTGAATTTTTTGTCATTGGCGATGGCAAAATTCTCTGGCGCAGCGGGGTCATGAAGGCCGGTGAACCCGCCAAGGCGGTGGAGGTGCCACTCAGCGGCATCCAAACGCTTCTCTTGCGGGTCGGCGATGCCAATGACGGGATTAGTTTTGATCACGCGGATTGGGCGGAGGCCAAATTTGAATACAGCGGCGCGGCACCGGTGACCGCAGCTGCTCCGCGAGAGGTGGCTGTAATATTGACGCCGACCGCGCCGTCCACGCCACGCATCAACGGGCCGCGGGTTTTCGGCGTGCGCCCCGGCCACCCGGTTCTCTTCACCGTGCCAGCCACGGGTGATCGTCCGATGAAATTCTCCTGTGGACATTTGCCCGAAGGACTGCAGTTTGATCCGGCCACCGGACAACTCACCGGTTCGCTGTCGAAGCCCGGCAATTATGATCTCACTTTGCGCGCGGAAAACCGGCTCGGCGCGAGCAAGGCGGCGTTGCGGATTGTTTGCGGCCCGGAGATTTCGCTGACTCCGCCAATGGGCTGGAACAGTTGGAATTGTTTTGCCGGCGCGGTGGATGATCAGAAGGTGCGTGCCGCGGCGGACGCTTTGGTGGCCAGCGGATTGATCAATCACGGCTGGACTTACATCAACATTGATGATTGCTGGGAAGACTCGCGCGACGCGGAGGGGCGCATCCAGTCCAACAAAAAATTTCCCGACATGAAGGCGCTTACGGATTATGTCCATTCCAAGGGTTTGAAGATCGGGATTTATTCCTCGCCCGGACCCAGAACTTGCGGGGGGTTTGAAGCGAGCTGGCAGCACGAACAGCTCGACGCGCAGCAGTATGCCGCGTGGGGATTTGATTATTTGAAATACGATTGGTGCTCCTACGAGCAGGTCCAGGATAAAACGCTCCCGGAACAACAGCGGTTGATGAAGCCATACAAAATTATGCGCACCGCCCTGGACTCGGTGAATCGCGACATCGTGTTCAGCCTTTGCCAATACGGAATGGGCGACGTCTGGAAGTGGGGCGCGCAGGTGGGTGGGAATTGCTGGCGCACGACGGGTGATATTTCGGATTCGTGGGGCAGCATGGCGAATATCGGTTTCAATCAGAACGGCCACGGAGATTACGCGGGGCCGGGGCATTGGAACGATCCCGACATGCTGGTCGTGGGACGCCTCGGGTGGGGAAATCTTCGTCCGACGCATCTGACGCCCAACGAGCAATACACGCATATCAGCCTTTGGTGTCTGCTGGCGTCGCCGTTGCTCATCGGTTGCGATATGTCGCAACTGGATGATTTTACGTTGAACCTGCTTTCCAACGACGAAGTCCTCGCGGTGAATCAGGACCCGCTGGGAAAAGAGGCGGCACGCGTGGCCGAGGACGGAGATTTCGAAGTGTGGGCCAAAACAATGCAGGACGGTTCCAAAGCCATTGGTCTTTTCAATCGGAGTGAGGCTGCCGCCGACGTGCGGGCTGATTGGAAAACGCTCGGCCTGCACGGCAAACACAAAGTGCGCGATCTCTGGCGGCAACGCGATCTGGGGAAGTTTGCGGATTCGTTCACGGCCAATGTTCCGCGCCACGGAGTGGTGATGATCCGCGTGTGGTAG